The following DNA comes from ANME-2 cluster archaeon.
GACTTCTACAATATCGTATGTTCGGAAACAGACCGGCAAAGTGTACAAAAAAATGCATCTGTCAGTTACAGCTTTAATCTCGATTGCACTATTGTAAAACATATCAATTTCACGTCTCTTGTCAGTGCGGGAGAGATCGCTTCAAAGGTGGAAGTATTGAACAGTACGTCCTCGCTGGTCAATGCAACTCCGCCCGGGTTAGTATTTAAGAATGTTAATATCTGGCTTGGGAATTATGGATGGGCCGTACCAAAGAATATTGATAATGTAACAGTCGTTTTTGTTGTTGACAGGACATGGATATCTGACAAGTATATTGATGTATCCACTATTGCCCTGTATCGTTATGTCGACGGGGTCTGGTCTAAACTAGATACAACATATGTAAAAGAAGATGCCACTTATTATTATTTTGAAGCAAAAACACCGGATTTTTCGCCGTTTGCGATTTCAAGTGAGGCATCATGGTTAGAAATGATGCCATTACCCACATTTACCGCCATTCCCACACCAGTTGAGCAAAAAGAAACGCCTCCATCAAATGAAACGAGCGTACCGGTAGAAAAGAAAAAGCCATGCTGGTTATTGCTCCTGATACAGGTAATCAGTTACCTTGCACTATTTGTTTATCTGTGGAGAAAGGAATTGCGTGAATGGATTTAGAGAGACCCTGTACAATTTTATGGTTATCTTTACCATCGTGCGGGAAAAACCGATTTACCTTGAACATTATTTCACATCTTCAATTCCGATAAGCACCACACCGGCCCCGTCAAGCACGTTGATGGCATTATGTATGTCATCCACCCTGATTATCAACAGCGCCTTCTCAGTTGCCGTGGCAAAGGCATAGGCATAGTCCACGTTGATATTATTAGAACCAAGCACTGATGCAATATCATGCAGGCCGCCGGGTGAATCGCTCATCTCCACGCCAAGCACTTCAGTTTCGGAGACCGTGAATCCGGCATCGTGTAATACATCATGGGCCCTGTCAGGTTTATCAACAACCATGCGCAGTACGCCAAAATCCCCAGCCTCTGCAATAGTAAATGCCCTTATATTGATGCCTGCGGATTTCAGCTGCCCGGTGATCTCCTCAAGCCTGCCCGGTTTATTCTCGGCAAATATGGATATCTGTTTGATCATTTTACTTTCCATGTTCTCCACTCCATATCATATTTTCCTTTTATCAATAACCCTCTGTGCCTTACCCATGGACCGCGGGATGGTCCCCGGTTCCACAAGTTCGACCTTTCCTGTGATGTTCAGTACCGTATGAAGTGCCTTGCCTACCTTTTTCTCAAGCTTCATCAGGTCAGATATCTTATCACTGAACACGTCCGCGGTCACCTCGACCTTGACCGTAAGCTTATCAAGTTCCCCCTCACGTTCAACAATGAGCTGGTAATGTTCGGCCACTTCGGGTATCTCCATCAATACCGCTTCCACCTGTCCCGGGAACACGTTGATGCCCCTTACGATTATCATATCATCGGTCCTGCCCAGGATACGCATGATGCGCGGATGCGTCCTGCCGCATTTGCAGGATTCGCTTCTTATCACGGTCAGATCACCGAGGCGGTATCGTATCAGCGGCAGCGCTTCCTTGACCAGCGTGGTCACGACCAGCTCCCCCCTCTCGCCGTCAGGTAATTGCTCCCCGGTCTTCGGGTCAATGACCTCTATCAGGAACTGGTCTGCCCAGATATGGATGCCGTCCTGGTACGTACATTCGGTGAACAGGGGACCGCTTATTTCTGAAGTCCCGAAAATATCGTACGCCTTGATGCCGGTCTGCTCTTCGATCCTTCTGCGCATCTCCTCAGACCACGGTTCGGCCCCGAATATCCCGCATTTCAATTGAGTGTCGTTAGCTATACTGATACCCATTTTCTTTGCGACCTCGTGTATGTGAAGGAAATATGACGGTGTGCAGGCGATAGCAGTGGAGCCCAGGTCCTGCATCAGTTCTATCTGCCTCTCAGTATTCCCGGAACTGGTTGGAATGGCACTTGCCCCGACCATTTCCGTACCATAATGCAATCCCAGTCCGCCCGTGAACAGGCCATACCCGTAACCAACCTGCACCACATCTCCCCGGCCTATGCCAATAGAGGTCAGGCCACGGGCAAGTGAGGTGCTCCATTCTTTGACATCATTCTGGGTATATCCCACAACAGTCGGTTTGCCGGTGGTACCGCTGGATGCATGGTAGCGGACAACCTGGCTTTGCGGGACACAGAACATGCCTGTGGGATATGTATCCCTGAGGTCCTGTTTGACAGTGAAAGGAAGTTTCTTCACATCCTCAAGGGATTGTATATCAGAAGGCGAAACCCCTACTTCGTCAAATCGTTTCCTGTAGAACGGAGAATGGTCATACACATATCGGACCAGTGATTTCAGTTTATCTTCCTGGACCTTTTTCAGTTCATCTACAGGCATTCTCTCAACAAGCGGGTCCCAGTATTCAGGCATGGTAATCCCTGAATACTCTTCTCTAAAAAGATATAAAATGTTTGGTTTAACGTGAACGAAGATACTCAATGCTCTCCTGTGCTGCATCGAAAGTCCTGGATTCCAGTACGTACCTGATATCACGTTTGGGAAGTTTCCCGGTCACAGCGGCCCAGTCAACCGAACCTTTGCCCAGAGGCAGGTGTTCATCCCTGCGTCCCTTGTTATCGTGAAGATGCACGTGCACAATGTTAGCCTGACATTTTTCAAGGAATGAGGTTACAGCCTTATTGGTGTTGGCATGCCCCACATCAAAGGTCAATCCCAGGTTATCCCGGTCAACCGATTCTATCATACCCAGCATTTCCTCGGCATGCTTGCCGAAAATGAATTCCATGTTGACCATATTCTCAACCCCGACGGTCATGTCGAACAGGGCCGCATGGTCACACAATTGCCTGAGTCCCTGGATGTTGCGCTGCCATGCAAGGTCAGGTAGCTGCATACCCAGCGGGGAAAGATGGCCCGGATGTACCACGGCCAGTTTAGAACAGGGAGCCATAAGCTGTATCCATTGCATCATCTGGCGGAGGGTTTCATTCCAGATAGGTTCATTGAGACTGGCAAGGTTCAGGTCAGAGAAAGGGAGATGAACGCTCAGGTCCAGACCAGTGGTCTCAAGGACCGATGCTATTTCGTTGATGTTCAATTCACCGGGCCTCTGTCGCCCGTCACACACCAGCTCCCAGCCAGTAAATCCCATGTCAATGAGCGTGCTGGCAAATTCAGACAGGTCACCCGCCGGTGGAGGGTACGAAAAACTAAGATGCCCGGGGTCAAGTCCAAAACTCATATTATCACGTGAGGGTAAAATGGATATCTCGAATCAACGGGATACCAGCGTCCCGCTGTGCCGCCCTGCAGCAGCTTCAATAATATTATGGGGCTCCCTTCCGTCAATAACAATGGTCCTGATACCACAGCGCTGGATTATCTTGGCGGCCAGGGGGTCAAGAGGCGAATTGGAACCTGCGACCATATCAATCTTCATCACCACATCCACAAGCTGGGCAGGTGTCATGGTATCGAATTTTCGTGCATCTTTATCGGTATTCGGGTCTGCTGAATATACCCCGTCCACTGATGTGGCATTGATGAGCAGGTCAGCACCCACGTACTCAGCCAGAACGGCTGAGACCGCATCAGTGGTCTGGCCAGGTATCAACCCTCCCATCACCACGATATGTCCGGCAAGGGCTGCCTTTGCAGCTTCAGGGTAACTGGTAGCAGGTTCGAGGTACGCGCGCTTGCCAAGGGCGGATATCAGGAGCCTGGCATTGACGCGGGTAATATCTATCCCGATAATGTCGCATTCCACGTGGTTGGCACCCAGCACCCTGGCAGTTTTTATATATTCCCTGGCAACCCTGCCGCCCCCGACGACCACATACACAGTATGGACCTTTGCAAGCTGTTCGATGCTCTTTGCATACTTCTGTATCCTCTCAGGGTCAAGGTCACTTGTCAACACAGACCCCCCTATCGAAACTACGATTATCATTGATATTACCTGTCCCTTTTTTCGCTGTACCTTACGTTACCTTACGTTACCTTAAACCTGAATACTTTTTCAATATAATTTACTTTTTACCTTCTCGTAAAAACCGTCATTATTGATACGTACGAAACGCGCCGGGTTGGCTGCTTTTTCAATCGTTATGACATCGTTTGAGGAAATGCCCTGTGAATACTGTCCATCCACTACCACCACTGCTTCTTTATGCGGCAAAAGCAGTTCCACTTTAATCCTGCTCCGGCCCGGTATGGCCCAAGGACGTGAAGACAGTTTGAATGGAGCAAGAGGTACCACCACGGTGGCATCCACCCTTGGGTCTACAATAGGACCCCCGGCGCTCATGGCGTAGGCAGTCGAACCGGTGGGCGTGGCAATGACCAACCCGTCAGCCCTCAGTTCTTCCAGTTTACGCTCATCTACCCAGACCTTATAGGCAAGTATCTTTGCAGGATGGGCGGTAATGATGACAACTTCATTGGTGGCAGGCGGAAGTTTGACATCATTTATCCACACTTCCAGGCGGAACCTTTCATCAACCTGGAATCCGGGAAGGATGGAATCAATGGTCTGCAATGCTTCTTCTGCGTCCACATCCACAAGAAAACCCACCGTGCCCATATTTACACCAATAACCGGTAGCGGGTCATCCATGTGCTGTATGGCCCTGAGTACCGTACCGTCCCCACCCACTGCAATAATTAACTCCACGCCCTCCTGGCGCATCTGGCCTACCGGCATACCTTCGAGACCCAGTTCAACGGCAGTACCAGGGTCCACAAAAACGTCAACCTTCTTGCGAAGATGTTCAATGATCTCGCCTGCAATACCCACAGCACTAGGCCTGTCACAACGGGAGACCACTCCAACCTTTTGTATCATTGAATTCCCCTTCAATTCCTTCCTTTTTAAGATAATAAAAGTAATATAATCTGGTACAGTATTATAACCCTATTGTTTTTTCAAGAGCGGTATGGACAATGCCATTTGATGCCACAATGTTTACCCTGTCGGTGACATTGAGTTCACCGATTGGCAGATTTCCCTGCCCGTCGGTCACCCTGCCACCCGCCTCTTTAACTATCAGCAAACCGGCCGCAACGTCCATGATGCGCAGCCTGTCACGGGTATCGACAAAAGCATCAAAACCGCCTGACGCCACGTAACACAGTTCCAGTGCCGCACTGCCCAGGGTACGGATACGCCGCACCTGCCGGCCCAGGCGTTTCAACACATCCCAGCCGTCATTGTAAGCATAGGCAGCCACTGTGAGGTCCTCTAGTCTATTGACCGATGATGTATGTATCTCCTGGCCATTGCACAACGCACCTTCTCCCAGGGATGCAGTAAAATCCGTGTCATTGGCAAGGTTATATACTTTGGCGTATCTGATGTCTGAAAGGTCATTATTTCCAATGGCTATGGAAACTGAGTAAAAGGGAATATTGTGGGTTGCATTGAAAGTGCCGTCAAGCGGGTCCAACACCACAGTAAATTCCGGCCGGTCTCCATAGGTGAAAATACCTTTCTCTTCTGATACCACCTTCATATCAATACCAGATGATGCCAGTATCTCAAGTGCGGCATCCTCGGCGACGATGTCTATAAACCTGGAAGGAGTGCCGTCTGCACCCATGCCCACAACGCGGTCTCCTTTTTGAGTACCCACCAGTTCCTTTGTTGCCCGGGCCACAGCATCTGCCACATCATCACACAAAACGGCAATCTCGGTCAAGCTCAGGCCCCCGGTTCCCGGGGGAGCGTCCCCACAGCAATGAATCGCTGTCGGGGTTTGTTCAGGTCCGCTATAATGAATGTATCTCCCGCGCTATAGGCCAGTTCTTCATCAATGCTCAGGTGAACCCTGCACTGGCTACCTGCCTTGACTTCAGGTACACGTTGTCCGCCCACGGTGATACCTGATATTTTGACCGGGCTGGACTGGAGAGAAACGTACACGTGCAACGTAGTTCCCACGGACATTCCGGGACTGAATCGCGACACATTGCACTCAAGTTCAATATCATCAGAGCAGATCTCTTTAATTGAGATGATATGGCCCCTGTTCACTTCCTTTGCCTGGACGCCTTTGAGGGCCAGGCCGACACGCGAACCGGGTGGGGCAGATGTTGAATCGATATCATGCATCTGGATATTGCGGATCTCTACCTCGCGCTTTATAGGATGGATGGTGAGTTTATCTTGCTTGTGAATGGTGCCCCTGGTCACCCGTCCCAGTACTACCGAACCAATGCCTTTTACGTTAAAGGAATGGTCCACTATCACCCTGGGGGGCTGGTCTGCGGTCTTGAGATGCTGTACTGCAACGTGTGCATCGAGTTTGTTAATGGCTTCCTTTAACTCTTCCATTCCCTCAAAAGTGCTGGTGGAAACCGCCATGATATCCCAGTCCCGGGCAGTTGTATCTTTTAGCATTGCCCTGAACTTTTTTGCGTTCTCCTGCAGTTCATAGGAGTTTGACCTGTCAGCCATGGTCTGTACAACGATGCCCTGCCTGATACCAAGCAGGTCAATGGCTATCACGCACTCCCCGGTCGCTGCATCCATTCCCTTGGGCGGGATACACAGCAATACCATGTCAACCATGCCCAGTGCTGTCATCAAGGGTTTCGGGGATGCCGGATATCCAGATGGGTCTATGATAGTCAGTATCTGCTCGCCTTTGGCAAAGTCATACAGGGTAATGTCACTCTCATTTCCCTTTTTGCCAAGCTTGGCAGCCAACGAGCTCCTGCCCGAACCTTCTCCTCCGATAATTGCTATTGATACCATAATTCATTCAACACAAGTGTTTTTTACCCGATAATGATATCCCGGGTACTATAAGTAGTAAATGCTCTAAAAGGTAATGAATATTTTCACATAAAAACTCGTCGGCTTCATTTTTCACGTGCTGTGACCTTCATAAAGGAATGCAAAAACCTGGTGTTCTAATAAAAACTATTTTCATTCAATCCTTCATATTTGAGGAAACGTATTCAACAGACCGCATATTCTTTCCGATGGAAAGACTGTCCTGATAAAATCCCTATCTTGACAATGGATTATTTATATGGGCCTGACCGGATTTGAACCGGTGGCCGCCCGGTTATGAGCCGGGCGCTCTAACCTGACTAAGCTACAGGCCCCCGATAAGGATGAGACGCCGCCAACAGGGCTCGAACCTGTGACATCATGGTTAACAGCCATGCACTCTACCAACTGAGTTATGGCGGCATCATGTTTGCTTTTTTATGCGAGTCGTTCTTAAGGACATGCTTTGATTTAAAGGTTTTGTTTATTTATATATGCATTATCCCTAAGGTTTTGGCAAATGTTTAAATAAAAAAGTGAGGATATAATGGTTTTATAAATAGTAGGTCCATATTAGTATTATTTAATAATTCTCTTTCAATACATTGGTGAAAAAATAATGACGGGTGGCACTACATTGGAACTATTCTGTCCAAGATGGAACAAACCAGTTGCTGAAGCCATCTGTAACATTTGCAAGGACCAATGTGATAACTCTGTTGCCAACCCTGACAATTTTATTGCCAAAAAACTGATCTTAGACCTGGAAAAAGTAAAAGGAAACCGTCTCAAGATCCATCTGCTAAAAAAGCCCATCGTTGAATTAAGCAAAGAAAAAACGGCATCAGAATCTTTACCTGAGCATACACCAGAACCTGTGGCAGAACACGCACAGGAATCTATGCCGGTACATGCATCAAAACCTGGGCCAGAACACGCACAGGAATCTATGCCGGTACATGCATCAAAACCTGTGCCAGAACATGCACAGGAATCTATGCCGGTACAGGTACCGGAACATGGACCGGAAACCGATCAGGATGATGATGATTTTGAAGCGGAATTGAATAATATGGACTTCTTAAAAACAGAGATAGAAGAAACATTCAAAGAGAGGGCTGACATGATCATCGAGTCTCTCGGTCTTGCTCATATGAGGCAAAAAGATAAAGCTGAGAAAGAAGATGAAAAGACCTGAACGTATTCCAAGGTCCATTTAATGTCTTATTTATCCCTT
Coding sequences within:
- a CDS encoding phenylacetate--CoA ligase — its product is MPEYWDPLVERMPVDELKKVQEDKLKSLVRYVYDHSPFYRKRFDEVGVSPSDIQSLEDVKKLPFTVKQDLRDTYPTGMFCVPQSQVVRYHASSGTTGKPTVVGYTQNDVKEWSTSLARGLTSIGIGRGDVVQVGYGYGLFTGGLGLHYGTEMVGASAIPTSSGNTERQIELMQDLGSTAIACTPSYFLHIHEVAKKMGISIANDTQLKCGIFGAEPWSEEMRRRIEEQTGIKAYDIFGTSEISGPLFTECTYQDGIHIWADQFLIEVIDPKTGEQLPDGERGELVVTTLVKEALPLIRYRLGDLTVIRSESCKCGRTHPRIMRILGRTDDMIIVRGINVFPGQVEAVLMEIPEVAEHYQLIVEREGELDKLTVKVEVTADVFSDKISDLMKLEKKVGKALHTVLNITGKVELVEPGTIPRSMGKAQRVIDKRKI
- a CDS encoding sugar phosphate isomerase/epimerase translates to MSFGLDPGHLSFSYPPPAGDLSEFASTLIDMGFTGWELVCDGRQRPGELNINEIASVLETTGLDLSVHLPFSDLNLASLNEPIWNETLRQMMQWIQLMAPCSKLAVVHPGHLSPLGMQLPDLAWQRNIQGLRQLCDHAALFDMTVGVENMVNMEFIFGKHAEEMLGMIESVDRDNLGLTFDVGHANTNKAVTSFLEKCQANIVHVHLHDNKGRRDEHLPLGKGSVDWAAVTGKLPKRDIRYVLESRTFDAAQESIEYLRSR
- a CDS encoding acetolactate synthase — encoded protein: MESKMIKQISIFAENKPGRLEEITGQLKSAGINIRAFTIAEAGDFGVLRMVVDKPDRAHDVLHDAGFTVSETEVLGVEMSDSPGGLHDIASVLGSNNINVDYAYAFATATEKALLIIRVDDIHNAINVLDGAGVVLIGIEDVK
- the pyrH gene encoding UMP kinase; amino-acid sequence: MIIVVSIGGSVLTSDLDPERIQKYAKSIEQLAKVHTVYVVVGGGRVAREYIKTARVLGANHVECDIIGIDITRVNARLLISALGKRAYLEPATSYPEAAKAALAGHIVVMGGLIPGQTTDAVSAVLAEYVGADLLINATSVDGVYSADPNTDKDARKFDTMTPAQLVDVVMKIDMVAGSNSPLDPLAAKIIQRCGIRTIVIDGREPHNIIEAAAGRHSGTLVSR
- a CDS encoding bifunctional fructose-bisphosphatase/inositol-phosphate phosphatase, coding for MSLTEIAVLCDDVADAVARATKELVGTQKGDRVVGMGADGTPSRFIDIVAEDAALEILASSGIDMKVVSEEKGIFTYGDRPEFTVVLDPLDGTFNATHNIPFYSVSIAIGNNDLSDIRYAKVYNLANDTDFTASLGEGALCNGQEIHTSSVNRLEDLTVAAYAYNDGWDVLKRLGRQVRRIRTLGSAALELCYVASGGFDAFVDTRDRLRIMDVAAGLLIVKEAGGRVTDGQGNLPIGELNVTDRVNIVASNGIVHTALEKTIGL
- a CDS encoding NAD(+)/NADH kinase; amino-acid sequence: MIQKVGVVSRCDRPSAVGIAGEIIEHLRKKVDVFVDPGTAVELGLEGMPVGQMRQEGVELIIAVGGDGTVLRAIQHMDDPLPVIGVNMGTVGFLVDVDAEEALQTIDSILPGFQVDERFRLEVWINDVKLPPATNEVVIITAHPAKILAYKVWVDERKLEELRADGLVIATPTGSTAYAMSAGGPIVDPRVDATVVVPLAPFKLSSRPWAIPGRSRIKVELLLPHKEAVVVVDGQYSQGISSNDVITIEKAANPARFVRINNDGFYEKVKSKLY
- a CDS encoding elongation factor Tu, coding for MVSIAIIGGEGSGRSSLAAKLGKKGNESDITLYDFAKGEQILTIIDPSGYPASPKPLMTALGMVDMVLLCIPPKGMDAATGECVIAIDLLGIRQGIVVQTMADRSNSYELQENAKKFRAMLKDTTARDWDIMAVSTSTFEGMEELKEAINKLDAHVAVQHLKTADQPPRVIVDHSFNVKGIGSVVLGRVTRGTIHKQDKLTIHPIKREVEIRNIQMHDIDSTSAPPGSRVGLALKGVQAKEVNRGHIISIKEICSDDIELECNVSRFSPGMSVGTTLHVYVSLQSSPVKISGITVGGQRVPEVKAGSQCRVHLSIDEELAYSAGDTFIIADLNKPRQRFIAVGTLPREPGA